One Candidatus Aminicenantes bacterium genomic window carries:
- a CDS encoding DUF1343 domain-containing protein, with the protein MAKIMNGIDVLPLAFKKIVGNRSFALVTGSATVGADGRPVYETVRRLAGERLRAIWSLQHGFFIDRQDNMVLSPSHAWPEMSLVVRSLYGKSLLPDESWLDGLDAVLVDVFDAGTRVYTFVNHLVMLMRALNGRSIEVIVLDRVNPLNGIVCEGPACRPDYFSMVGQLPVPMRHALTVGEYLSFALSYFGLDLQLTVVKARHWRRRDFWDGIWTYPSPNLPSLAAALVYPGAVMVEGTNLSEGRGTTRPFEFIGSPFLDHVGLRAGMERLRLSGVAFIPVFFKPEFSKFAGRVCRGLQVQVMNRSPFRSFEVYYEMIRLARHMHPGDFRWQEPPYEFEYKRPPIDMICGSPFIRQAIEKSIPFGGIRKAIEQELSACNEAVGPFLLYP; encoded by the coding sequence GTGGCTAAAATAATGAATGGCATCGATGTCCTGCCGCTGGCATTCAAAAAAATCGTCGGTAACAGGTCTTTTGCCCTGGTCACCGGCAGCGCGACGGTCGGCGCCGACGGCCGCCCGGTCTACGAGACTGTGCGCCGGCTGGCCGGCGAGCGGCTGCGCGCCATCTGGTCGCTGCAGCACGGGTTTTTCATCGACCGCCAGGACAACATGGTCCTGTCGCCGTCTCACGCCTGGCCGGAGATGTCCCTGGTCGTGCGCAGCCTTTACGGCAAATCGCTGCTCCCGGACGAGAGCTGGCTGGATGGCTTGGATGCCGTCCTGGTCGATGTCTTTGACGCCGGCACCCGGGTCTATACCTTCGTCAACCACCTGGTGATGCTCATGCGTGCCTTAAACGGCCGCAGTATCGAGGTGATCGTCCTGGATAGGGTCAATCCGCTCAACGGCATCGTTTGTGAAGGCCCTGCCTGCCGGCCCGATTATTTCAGCATGGTCGGCCAGCTGCCGGTCCCCATGCGCCATGCGCTGACTGTCGGCGAATACCTCTCCTTCGCCCTGAGCTATTTCGGACTGGATCTGCAGCTGACCGTGGTCAAGGCCCGCCACTGGCGGCGCCGCGATTTCTGGGACGGGATCTGGACCTACCCGTCGCCCAACCTCCCCTCCCTGGCCGCCGCCCTGGTCTACCCGGGCGCGGTCATGGTCGAGGGGACCAACCTGTCGGAGGGGCGGGGGACGACCCGGCCGTTCGAGTTCATCGGCAGCCCCTTCCTCGACCATGTTGGGCTGCGCGCCGGGATGGAGCGGCTGCGGCTGTCCGGTGTGGCGTTCATCCCGGTTTTTTTCAAGCCCGAGTTTTCCAAGTTCGCCGGCCGGGTCTGCCGCGGCCTCCAGGTCCAGGTTATGAACCGCTCGCCCTTCCGCAGCTTCGAGGTCTACTATGAGATGATCCGCCTGGCACGTCACATGCATCCCGGCGATTTCCGCTGGCAGGAGCCGCCCTACGAGTTCGAATACAAGCGCCCGCCCATCGACATGATCTGCGGCTCGCCCTTCATCCGCCAGGCCATCGAAAAAAGCATCCCCTTCGGCGGCATCCGCAAAGCGATCGAACAAGAGCTGTCCGCCTGCAATGAAGCGGTTGGTCCGTTTCTCCTTTATCCATGA
- a CDS encoding L-threonylcarbamoyladenylate synthase, which produces MITVPFAAINEADNFNKIRDCIRADGVIVYPTDTLYGLGGNFYSPVAIEKIDRLKKRSDQPYSAAVGSLAMLEALAADIPENFRKRLMRLLPGKFTFIFKANPEIDRRLLKNRDTIGIRLPDLPLLLELIEKLALPLFSTSVNRSGRPPLNDPVAIAIEFPEVDLLIDGGILPPSRGSTIVDLTKTPPAILRPGADMDRLMSLMDR; this is translated from the coding sequence ATGATCACCGTCCCTTTCGCCGCCATCAACGAAGCCGATAATTTCAATAAGATCCGCGACTGCATCCGCGCCGATGGGGTGATCGTTTATCCCACCGACACCCTGTACGGGCTGGGCGGGAATTTTTATTCCCCGGTTGCGATCGAAAAGATCGATCGCTTGAAGAAGCGCAGTGACCAGCCCTATTCGGCGGCGGTAGGCTCGCTGGCCATGCTGGAGGCCCTGGCAGCCGACATTCCCGAAAATTTCCGGAAGCGTCTGATGCGGCTGCTGCCGGGCAAGTTCACCTTCATATTCAAAGCCAATCCCGAAATTGATCGCCGGCTTTTAAAAAATAGAGATACGATCGGCATCCGCCTGCCCGACCTGCCGTTGCTGCTGGAGCTGATCGAAAAGCTGGCCTTGCCTTTGTTCAGCACCTCGGTCAACCGCAGCGGCCGGCCGCCGTTGAACGACCCGGTCGCCATCGCTATTGAATTTCCTGAAGTCGATCTTCTGATCGACGGCGGCATCCTGCCCCCTTCCCGGGGCTCGACCATCGTCGACCTGACGAAAACGCCGCCCGCCATCCTCCGCCCCGGCGCCGACATGGACAGACTGATGTCACTGATG